A stretch of the Candidatus Bathyarchaeia archaeon genome encodes the following:
- a CDS encoding M6 family metalloprotease domain-containing protein, producing the protein MEAGSWLSREYWIRAARRVRHRVFLSAVGRLRAVMLFVDFPNAPASNAPEGYRDTEPYYRWFAPAIDWFKASSYGRLDLEITPIHKWYRMSKADSEYGFKRDVFTRNHHIEYIKEAVSLADNDVDFSQYDIVYIVPSRNALNITYSPTFIGGRHCPIVADGKEIAYVVTFGRDMWRWGFKVLNHETGHILGLPDLYAFKPKMVGSRRDIHYYVGGWDLMGWISGHAPDFFAWSKLKLGWIDENQVDVAFEKGTTEYHLTPIEISGDTKMVIIPSGPYMAYVAESRRPIVNDETAIDSGLLIYKVNIRIRSGRGPIRVIDAIPGEDKMPSRDLDHACFGIGEGRVDTFEDKKSGITVKVIKQDYNEDVIQVTRVLKT; encoded by the coding sequence ATGGAAGCTGGGAGCTGGCTTAGTAGGGAATATTGGATTAGAGCAGCGCGTAGGGTGAGGCATAGAGTTTTTCTTAGTGCTGTTGGCAGGTTGAGGGCTGTTATGTTGTTTGTGGATTTCCCTAACGCTCCAGCTTCTAATGCTCCTGAGGGTTATAGAGATACTGAACCCTACTATAGGTGGTTTGCACCTGCCATTGACTGGTTTAAAGCTTCCTCATATGGTAGATTGGATCTTGAGATAACACCTATTCATAAATGGTATCGTATGAGTAAAGCGGATAGCGAATATGGATTTAAGAGGGATGTTTTCACAAGAAACCATCATATAGAATATATAAAGGAGGCTGTAAGCCTCGCAGATAATGATGTTGACTTCTCACAATATGACATAGTCTATATTGTTCCATCTAGAAACGCATTAAACATAACATATTCACCTACATTTATAGGTGGAAGGCACTGTCCAATAGTGGCGGATGGAAAGGAGATAGCGTATGTGGTGACATTTGGACGTGACATGTGGCGATGGGGATTTAAAGTACTAAATCATGAAACCGGGCATATACTTGGGTTACCGGATCTCTATGCTTTTAAACCTAAAATGGTTGGTTCTAGGCGTGACATACATTATTATGTTGGCGGATGGGATCTTATGGGCTGGATTAGCGGTCATGCACCTGACTTCTTCGCATGGAGTAAACTTAAGCTTGGATGGATTGATGAAAACCAAGTTGATGTAGCATTTGAAAAAGGCACAACAGAGTATCATTTAACACCAATAGAAATTTCCGGAGACACAAAAATGGTTATCATACCTAGTGGACCATATATGGCATATGTTGCGGAGAGCCGGAGACCAATAGTTAACGATGAGACAGCAATAGATAGTGGCCTATTAATCTACAAGGTTAATATAAGAATACGCTCAGGACGAGGGCCAATTAGGGTTATAGATGCTATTCCGGGCGAGGATAAAATGCCCAGTAGGGATCTTGATCACGCCTGCTTCGGTATAGGCGAAGGCAGAGTGGATACATTTGAGGATAAGAAGTCTGGAATAACCGTGAAAGTGATCAAACAGGATTATAATGAGGATGTTATTCAAGTAACTAGGGTGCTTAAAACCTAG